A stretch of the Vigna angularis chloroplast DNA, complete sequence genome encodes the following:
- the rpl23 gene encoding ribosomal protein L23, producing MNGIKYAVFTDKSIRLLGKNQYTFNVESGSTRTEIKHWVELFFDVKVIAMNSHRLPVKGRRVRPIMGHTMHYRRMIITLQPGYSIPPLRKKRT from the coding sequence ATGAATGGAATAAAATATGCAGTATTTACAGACAAAAGTATTCGGTTATTGGGGAAAAATCAATATACTTTTAATGTCGAATCGGGATCAACTAGGACAGAAATAAAGCATTGGGTCGAACTCTTCTTTGATGTCAAAGTAATAGCTATGAATAGTCATCGACTCCCGGTAAAGGGTAGAAGAGTACGACCTATTATGGGACATACAATGCATTACAGACGTATGATCATTACGCTTCAACCGGGTTATTCTATTCCACCTCTTAGAAAGAAAAGAACTTAA